The Rhodothermales bacterium genome segment AGGGCGGCGCGTTCGAACCGGGCGTTGGTGGAAGCGATGTGCATGGATGGGGAGGCTGGAGAGTCAGGGAGATCTCATGCAACCCTTCCCGCCGGCCAAGGTTTGCGCCCTGCCCCACTACCGAGGAACACCTATGAGTGACATCAATCCAACCCAGACCCGCTACGGCGATCGCGCGGAAATCCTGCCGCCGGAGCCGGATGCGCCAAAGGGCAACGCCTTCCGCGTCCGCGCGGCCGACGGCGACATCTACTACGCCTATCGCTTCCCGCATCCCGCCGTGGCGGCCTCGGTGGTCGTATTCGATCGATCGCGGGGCGCTTGCCTGCTCATCCAACGGAGCTTCGATCCATTCAAGGGCTATTTTGCGTTCCCGGGTGGATTTCTGGATGTCGGCCGTGAACGGATCGAAGAAACCGCCGCTCGCGAGTTGCTCGAAGAGGCCGGCGTCACCGTCGATCCCGCCGAATTGAAACTCGTCGACGTGCGCTCCGACCCCCAACGCGACCCACGCGATCATGTCTTCGACATCGCCTACTTTATTGCCGTCGACCGCGTCGATGCCAGCGCGCTGGATGAGGCCTCGGACTACCACTGGGCCACTCCCGCCGAACTCGACGCCCTCCCGCTCGCCTTCGACCACGCCGAACTGTGGAAGCATGTGAAGGCGGGGGCGTTTTGAGTCGCGGGTTCCGCGTACCTCACCCAAATCCTGTAACCTGCTACCATCCCCTGGATCCATTCCCGTTTTTTCCCTAGGTTCGTCCGATCATTCATCTATCTCCCCATTTGCTATGTATGACATTGGCGCAGCCGTCGTCGGGACGGGATTTATCGGGCCTGTCCACGCCGAAGCCCTGAAGCGGCTTGGCATCAACGTGACGGGCATCATGGGCAGCACCGCGAAGAAGTCGAAGACGGCCT includes the following:
- a CDS encoding NUDIX hydrolase encodes the protein MSDINPTQTRYGDRAEILPPEPDAPKGNAFRVRAADGDIYYAYRFPHPAVAASVVVFDRSRGACLLIQRSFDPFKGYFAFPGGFLDVGRERIEETAARELLEEAGVTVDPAELKLVDVRSDPQRDPRDHVFDIAYFIAVDRVDASALDEASDYHWATPAELDALPLAFDHAELWKHVKAGAF